A stretch of the Cucurbita pepo subsp. pepo cultivar mu-cu-16 chromosome LG16, ASM280686v2, whole genome shotgun sequence genome encodes the following:
- the LOC111777068 gene encoding transcription factor JUNGBRUNNEN 1-like has protein sequence MFTEGEIDDCQFPLPGFRFHPTDEELVGFYLRRKVDKKAIGTELIKSTDIYKHSPWDLPNSGNNLGDKEWYFFCKRARKYKNSIRPNRVTGSGFWKATGIDKVICSHGGQGNRCIGLKKTLVYYKGNAGRGTKTEWMMHEFRLPSHTLNTPPSIFARIRNNLQEAEIWTLCRIFQRSVSSTKYAPNCRKIAAGNDGSINMNSNDNSFYSQDQCYDGDSNYISFGSSFINFEEKKPLITDHPLMMNFSSISEERERERERERERERERDPCSSIIQSPPSSFSNFDGDATDHLFGYNQLLNQ, from the exons ATGTTTACAGAGGGTGAGATTGATGACTGTCAGTTCCCACTTCCAGGGTTCCGATTCCACCCTACCGATGAAGAACTCGTCGGTTTTTATCTCCGGCGAAAGGTGGATAAGAAGGCCATCGGCACTGAGCTCATCAAGTCCACTGATATCTATAAGCATAGCCCTTGGGATCTTCCTA ATAGTGGCAACAATTTGGGAGACAAGGAGTGGTACTTCTTTTGCAAAAGAGCAAGAAAATACAAGAACAGCATAAGACCAAATAGGGTTACAGGTTCAGGGTTTTGGAAAGCAACTGGAATTGACAAGGTGATTTGCTCTCATGGAGGACAAGGAAATCGCTGCATTGGCCTCAAGAAAACCCTTGTCTATTACAAAGGAAACGCAGGCAGAGGCACCAAAACTGAGTGGATGATGCATGAATTCCGCCTCCCTTCCCACACTCTTAATACTCCTCCTTCCATCTTTGCAAGAATCAGAAACAATCTTCAAGAAGCT GAAATTTGGACGTTGTGTCGAATATTTCAGCGAAGCGTTTCGAGTACGAAATATGCACCAAATTGTAGGAAGATTGCAGCTGGGAATGATGGTTCAATCAATATGAATTCAAATGataattcattttatagtCAAGATCAGTGCTATGATGGAGATAGCAATTACATTAGTTTCGGCTCTTCCTTCATTAATTTTGAGGAGAAGAAGCCTTTAATTACTGATCATCCATTGATGATGAATTTTAGCTCCATCTCTGAAGAACGAGAACGAGAACGAGAACGAGAACGAGAACGAGAACGAGAACGAGATCCTTGTTCTTCTATAATCCAATCGCCGCCATCGAGCTTCTCTAATTTTGATGGGGATGCTACTGATCATCTGTTTGGATACAATCAATTACTTAATCAATGA
- the LOC111777814 gene encoding transcription factor JUNGBRUNNEN 1-like produces MAGSPSQFSDIAMNDDDDDSQSHLPGFRFHPTDEELVSFYLRRKVHNNPLPLELIKQIDIYKHSPWDLPRNALGEKEWYFFCKRGRKYKNSARPNRVTGSGFWKATGIDKPIYHDRSVLVGLKKTLVYYRGSAGKATKTQWMMNEFRLPSSSSSSSASLDEAEIWTLCRIFKRNISTRKPNAPNWREVPAAKNRALENMNFRATSNRYSDEQSSYISFSSDYSFISFSDQSQMTHGGQSMRNFCSRSEQQPSGNRNSLANVSPSSSFSDFDEDATDLFGYEKWEELKSILESDLDS; encoded by the exons ATGGCGGGCAGTCCCTCACAGTTCTCCGACATAGCCATgaacgacgacgacgacgactcCCAATCCCATCTTCCAGGGTTCCGCTTCCACCCCACCGATGAAGAGCTCGTGAGCTTCTACCTCCGCCGCAAGGTCCACAACAACCCCCTTCCTCTCGAACTCATCAAACAAATCGACATCTATAAACACAGCCCCTGGGATCTTCCTCGTAATGCATTGGGGGAGAAAGAATGGTACTTTTTCTGCAAACGTGGGAGGAAGTATAAGAATAGTGCGAGGCCAAACAGAGTAACGGGATCTGGGTTTTGGAAAGCCACTGGAATTGATAAGCCAATTTATCATGATCGCTCTGTTCTTGTTGGGTTGAAGAAGACGCTTGTTTATTACCGTGGAAGCGCCGGTAAAGCCACTAAAACGCAGTGGATGATGAATGAATTTCgtctcccttcttcttcttcttcttcctctgccAGCCTCGATGAAGCT GAAATTTGGACTTTGTGTCGTATATTCAAACGGAATATCTCGACCAGAAAACCCAATGCACCGAACTGGAGGGAGGTTCCGGCGGCCAAAAACAGAGCTCTGGAGAATATGAACTTCAGAGCAACGAGCAATAGATATTCCGATGAACAGAGTAGCTACATAAGTTTTTCCTCTGACTATTCGTTTATCAGTTTTTCCGATCAGAGTCAGATGACGCACGGCGGCCAATCCATGAGGAATTTTTGCAGCCGGAGTGAGCAGCAGCCGTCGGGCAATCGTAATTCGTTGGCAAACGTATCGCCGTCGTCGAGCTTCTCGGATTTTGATGAGGATGCCACTGATTTATTTGGATATGAGAAATGGGAAGAGCTGAAATCAATTTTGGAATCTGATCTTGATTCatga
- the LOC111777069 gene encoding transcription factor JUNGBRUNNEN 1-like — protein MATLPTPLDFDTDDYQFPLPGFRFHPTDEELVDYYLRRKVEKKSIALELIKQIDIYRHNPWDLPYGSGAAGEKECYVFVKRGRKYKNSVRPNRVTGAGFWKATGIDKPIYSQGGEPNRCIGLKKTLVFYKGSAGRGLKTEWMMHEFRLPPNTSSKSHDSDAAEIWTLCRIFKRNIVCRRYTPNWKEIPASNRERKSTKTVDHQAYDDGDGRETYISFSSNPFNGFEEKKPFLVCDERKQWEELTMMMMKKKNSEAAEVISVSPPLSVNQSPASSGFDEDDWDELRSIVDFPFDPFFNNPSF, from the exons aTGGCTACACTACCTACTCCTCTCGACTTCGACACCGACGATTACCAATTCCCGCTTCCCGGGTTTCGCTTCCACCCCACCGACGAAGAGCTCGTCGATTATTACCTCCGTCGGAAGGTCGAGAAGAAGTCCATTGCCCTCGAACTCATCAAACAAATCGATATCTATCGACACAACCCTTGGGATCTTCCTT ATGGAAGTGGGGCGGCGGGGGAGAAAGAGTGCTATGTGTTTGTGAAAAGAGGAAGGAAGTACAAGAACAGTGTTAGACCCAATAGGGTAACGGGGGCGGGGTTTTGGAAGGCCACTGGTATTGATAAGCCAATTTATTCACAAGGTGGGGAACCTAACCGCTGCATTGGCTTGAAGAAAACCCTTGTTTTCTACAAGGGAAGCGCTGGGAGAGGGCTTAAAACTGAATGGATGATGCATGAGTTTCGCCTCCCTCCAAATACGTCTTCCAAATCCCACGATTCCGACGCGGCG GAGATTTGGACGTTATGTCGGATATTCAAACGGAATATCGTGTGTAGGAGATACACACCAAATTGGAAAGAAATTCCGGCGAGCAACCGGGAAAGGAAGAGCACCAAAACAGTGGATCATCAAGCTTATGATGATGGAGATGGAAGAGAAACTTACATAAGTTTTAGCTCGAACCCGTTTAATGGGTTTGAAGAGAAGAAGCCATTCTTGGTTTGtgatgaaagaaaacaatggGAGGAGCtgacgatgatgatgatgaagaagaagaacagtgAAGCAGCTGAAGTGATATCTGTGTCGCCTCCTTTGTCTGTAAACCAGTCTCCAGCTTCATCGGGGTTCGATGAGGATGACTGGGATGAACTTAGATCCATCGTGGACTTCCCTTTTgatcctttttttaataacccTTCGTTTTAA